The following are encoded together in the Coffea arabica cultivar ET-39 chromosome 1c, Coffea Arabica ET-39 HiFi, whole genome shotgun sequence genome:
- the LOC140038073 gene encoding probable aspartic proteinase GIP2 — translation MGGSGMHIIIDLKLKAMQAPASKPLSFSILLSSSLLLIFISSSLHPAQADQPLLTPIKKDTSTNLYSVSAYLKTPLQPTNLHLDLGASLTWVDCTRRYKSSTYRHLLYNASLCLELDTGIYGNCFKRPGPSCFNDSCEFFPENSVTRQVAIGDILLDSLALPATDGRNPGKLGLDSDFVFSCGTTKLLRGLARGVTGLAALGRFNFSLPAQLSRAFSSPLIFAICLPSTPSANGAAFFNSAGPYYFLPGIDLSKSLIYTPLLLNPYGGTVITYPNRPSDEYFIGVTSIKVNGNALPLNKTLLAINQENGFGGTKVTTSTPYTLLHTSIFKAFTAAFEQESAALNLSSITPVKPFSLCYEADKIASTRVGPAVPTIDLVLQSDDVFWRIFGANSMVSVKVNGVDGLCLGFVDGGPNPRTSIVIGGHQIEDNLLQFDLVSKRLGFSSSVLFRSTTCSNFNFTTNK, via the coding sequence ATGGGTGGCAGTGGCATGCATATTATTATTGATTTGAAGTTGAAAGCCATGCAAGCTCCAGCTTCGAAGCCCCTCTCCTTTTCCATCCTCCTCTCCTCCTCATTGTTATTAATCTTCATCTCCTCATCTCTCCACCCCGCCCAAGCAGACCAACCCCTCCTCACACCCATCAAAAAGGACACCTCCACCAACTTATACTCTGTCTCAGCTTACCTCAAGACCCCTCTTCAACCCACCAATTTGCACCTCGACTTGGGAGCCTCCCTCACCTGGGTTGACTGCACTCGTCGCTACAAGTCCTCCACTTACCGCCACCTCCTCTACAACGCCTCCCTCTGCCTTGAGCTCGACACAGGCATTTATGGCAACTGTTTCAAACGACCCGGTCCCTCGTGCTTCAACGACTCCTGCGAATTCTTCCCTGAGAATTCCGTGACTCGGCAGGTTGCCATAGGAGATATACTGCTCGACTCGCTTGCCTTGCCCGCCACTGACGGCCGAAACCCGGGCAAACTGGGCCTGGATTCGGATTTCGTGTTTTCTTGCGGTACAACCAAGTTGCTGAGGGGCTTGGCTAGAGGAGTCACCGGATTGGCGGCTTTAGGCAGGTTCAATTTCTCCCTGCCGGCTCAGCTCAGCCGAGCCTTCTCTTCTCCATTGATATTCGCGATTTGCTTGCCCAGTACGCCCTCCGCAAACGGCGCGGCTTTCTTCAACTCCGCTGGGCCATATTACTTCTTGCCCGGAATTGACCTTTCAAAATCGCTGATTTACACTCCCCTCCTCTTAAACCCCTACGGCGGCACCGTAATCACTTACCCTAACCGCCCATCGGATGAGTATTTCATTGGGGTGACTTCCATCAAGGTCAACGGCAATGCCTTGCCTTTAAATAAGACCCTCCTTGCCATCAATCAAGAGAATGGATTCGGCGGGACCAAGGTTACGACTTCCACGCCATACACCCTGCTGCACACCTCCATTTTCAAGGCCTTCACGGCCGCGTTTGAGCAGGAATCAGCCGCTCTCAACCTCTCCTCAATAACGCCGGTGAAGCCATTCAGTTTGTGCTACGAAGCGGACAAGATAGCCAGCACGCGCGTGGGGCCGGCTGTTCCCACCATTGATCTCGTGCTGCAGAGTGATGATGTGTTTTGGAGGATCTTTGGCGCGAATTCGATGGTCAGCGTCAAAGTCAACGGTGTGGATGGCTTGTGCCTGGGTTTCGTGGATGGCGGGCCAAACCCCAGGACCTCAATCGTGATTGGAGGACATCAGATTGAAGACAATCTGCTCCAGTTTGACCTGGTTTCCAAGAGGCTCGGTTTCAGCTCTTCCGTTCTGTTCCGGAGCACAACTTGCTCCAACTTCAATTTCACCACCAACAAATGA